The nucleotide sequence TGTCCCGGATCGCCGAATCGCTGAGCAGCTGGTGCTCGGATTCTTTGGCTGGCAGAAGTGCCCTGGCGACATAGGGCGCCGTGACGCTGGTCGCGGTTTTCGACGCGGATCGATTGCCGGGGCGACGCCGCGAAGTCTTCTTGGCTTTGCCGCCGCCACGTGCCTTGCGGATCGTTTTCGCATCCACCGTATCGGCCATCTGTTCGGGGGTGCCCGCAAAGACGATTTGTCCGCCGTCCACCCCCGCACCGGGCCCCAGATCGATGATCCAGTCGGCGCATTTGATGACGTCCATGTTATGTTCGATGATCACCACGGTATTGCCGACTTCCACCAACCGCTGGACGACATGCACCAGTTTGGCAATGTCACCAAAGTGCAGCCCGGTGGTCGGTTCGTCCAACAGGTACAGCGTGTTGCCCACCATCGGACGCGAAAGTTCGGCGGCCAGCTTGACCCGCTGGGCTTCGCCACCGGACAGCGTTGGTGCGGATTGGCCCAGGGTGACGTAGTCCAGCCCGACGTCGCACAACGTTTGCACGATGCGAATGATTTTGGCTTGGCCGGCAAACACGTCCAACGCATCGCGGCACGACAGATTCAAAATGTCGTTGATCGAATGGCCGTGGTATTTGACCTCCAGCACGGTGTCGTTGTATCGCCGGCCCTGACAGTCTTCGCATTCCACCCAGACGTCGGGCAAGAAATGCATTTCGATCCGACGCTGGCCGGTGCCTTCACAGCCTTCACAGCGGCCACCGGACACGTTGAAGCTGAATGATCGTGCGGTCAGCCGACGTTCTTGTGCATCGGGCAGGTTGGCGAACAGCGTGCGGATTTCGTCAAAGACGCCGGTGTAAGTGGCCGGATTGCTGGACGGTGAATTGCCCAGCGGTGATTGGTCGACGCGAATGACTTTGTCGATGTAGCGAACGCCTTCGATCGTATCATGCTTGCCCACACGCACGCGGGCACGGTGAAGCCGTCGTGCAAGGGCGGGGTACAGGATGTCATCGATCAGCGAACTCTTGCCGCTGCCGCTGGGGCCCGTGATCGCCGTCAGCACGCCCAACGGCAGTTCCAAGTCGATGCCCCGGAGATTGTTTTCTCGGGCACCGCGAACGTTCAAGAACTTGACCGCTTGTTGATCGCCCACGATGACCGGACGTCGCGATGGCGGGACGGGGATCTGTCGGCTGCCGTCGATGAATCCCGCGGTAACACTTTGGTCGGCCGGTTGGATATCGGTCGGCGGTCCTTGAGCAACCACGCGGCCGCCGTGACGTCCGGCAGCGGGGCCGAAGTCGCACAAGTAATCACTGCCCGCGATGACGTCGTGATCGTGTTCGACCACCAGCAACGTGTTGCCAAGGTCGCGCAAGCGATGCAGTGCGCCGATCAGCCGGTCGTTGTCGCGCGGGTGCAATCCGATCGTGGGTTCGTCCAAGACGTACAGCACGCCGCACAGACCGCTGCCCAATTGCGATGCCAGCCGAATCCGCTGGGCTTCGCCGCCGGACAACGTGGCCGCACCACGATGCAGCGTCAAATAATCCAGTCCGACGTCCAGCAAGAAGCTCAAACGCGATTTGATCTCGCGAACCAGTTCGCCGGCGACCTTCTTTTCGCGTGTGTCCAGCTTCCATGCGGTCACGGTTTCGCTCAGCCTGTCCAGCGGTTGGTGAACCAGGTCGGCGATTGTGAAATCGCGGAACCGAACGGCCGCCGATTCGTCACGCAGCCGTGAACCGTCGCACGCCGAACACGCAATTTCGTCGGTAAAGCTTTCCAGCTTGCCACGCAGTCCCGGCGTCAATCGCGCCGCTTCGGCCAGCGCCGGATAGAAACCTTTGAATTGATAGCGGAACAGCACCGATGAACCACCGGCTGGGCGGATCGCCGTGGCGTCTTCGGGTTCGTCAAAGTCATCGGCGCGGACCTCCACCCAAATGCCGCCGGTTCCGTGGAACAATTGGCGTCGCTGGACGACTTTCAGTTCGTCAAACGGCACGTCGATATCGATGCCGGTCGTGCGTGACAAAGCCCGCATCATGGCGACCGACAACGGCTTGGCCACGTCGGGCCAAAGCAACGAGACGCCCTGACGCAAACTGATCCCCGGCGAACGCAACAAGGCTGCGGGATTCGTCCCCGTTTGTGATCCCAAGCCTTCGCATTGTGGGCACCAACCGATCGACGAGTTGAACGAAAAGTGGTGCGGCGACACCGGCGTCAGTGAACGTCCGCAACAGCCGCACACCAAATGTTGGCTGTGGGTTTGGACGTCCCAGTTGGGTTCATCGCGGTCGGCGTGCACGATGGCGACTCGCATCACGCCGACGCCCAGCGACAACGCTTGTTCGACACTGTCACTGATCCGCGAAACTTCGTCGTCGCGGATGACGACCCGGTCCACAACGACTTCGACGACTTGGCGTTTGCGTGGGTCCAGTGCGGGGGCGTCTTCCAGCGGAATGGTTTTGCCGTCGACGCGGATGCGGTGGTATCCGGTGCTGCGCAGCGACGCCCAGGTGTCCAAGCTGGCTTCACCCGCCTGGACTTCGATCGGGGCCAAGATCAACGCTTTGGTTTCCGCGGGCAACGCCATGACCTTGTCGACGATCTGGTCGGGCGTTTGAGTGCCGACCGGTTGCTGACAGTCGGGGCAGTGCATCGTGCCCAGCCGTGCCATCAGGATCCGCAAGTAGTCATAGATTTCCGTCACCGTGCCGACGGTGCTGCGCGGTGAATGGCCCAGGTTGCGTTGTTCCAGTGCAACGGCGGGCGACAAGCCTTCGATCGATTCGACGTGTGGCTTTTCCACTTGGCCGATGAATTGCCGGGCATAGGACGACAACGATTCGACATAGCGTCGTTGACCTTCGGCATAGATCGTGTCCATCGCCAGCGACGTCTTGCCGCTGCCGCTGGGGCCACAGAACACGGTCATCGCATCGCGGGGGACGTCGACACTGACCGATTTCAAGTTGTGTTCTTCGGCATGACGAACCACGACGTGCGTGCGAGCCTTGGCCGACGGTGCGGCCAGAGCGGTGCCGCCGGACGTCGATTTGGATTTCGTCTTTTTGCCACGCCGCTTGATCCCCATCGCTTTGGCCAGTGCCGCACCGGTGTGGCTTTCGGCGACCTTGGCCACGTCGGCCGGACGGCCCTCGGCGACGACGGTGCCGCCACCACTTCCGCCGTCGGGGCCCAAGTCGATGACCCAGTCGGCGGTCTTGATGACGTCCATGTTGTGTTCAACGATCACGATCGTGTTGCCGCGATCGGCCAAGCCATGGATGACTTTCAGCAACAGTTCGATGT is from Crateriforma conspicua and encodes:
- the uvrA gene encoding excinuclease ABC subunit UvrA, yielding MAKTDPTQTIRVKGAREHNLRDVDLSIRRGELVCFSGVSGSGKSSLAFDTLYAEGQRRYVESLSNYARQFMGQMPKPDVDLVSGLSPSISISQKSTGNNPRSTVGTITEIYDFLRVLYARVGKSYCPRCDVPIASQTHDAIVGRIAEAPIDDTLWILAPLVRGKKGEFKDLFEDLRKQGFTRARVDGETILLSEPPPLDRHSRHHVEVVVDRIPPDDRDRGRLVEAAQMATRLGEGTMMVSLTDENAAQAGTVKDDRLFSIQSSCPSCGTSYRPPSPQLFSFNSPQGMCESCDGLGRLYTFVPELLVPDEKLSVRKGAIVLLGKWGDMGRYRRHIYRDAGLALDHRFGLEKGTMLEGKWRDLPTEAQHAWLWGIDEDLEFTWRGGRKSRKYVGRFRGFIPELLERYKTTRNKMQLRQFEKYMSRMDCPDCEGRRLNRQACGVRLATQSMRLTKPDRTAEYSLPELCELSIDELAEFFIDVDLSPTDARIAAEALKEIRSRLGFLLGVGLDYLTLARTAPTLSGGESQRIRLAGQIGSALVGVLYILDEPSIGLHARDNDRLIETLLRLRDAGNTLIVVEHDEDTMRASDTIVDFGPGPGVKGGRVVAAGNIDDVTSSRRSVTGQFLSGKRQITPPETLREISDDAQLTIRGARFHNLKNVDVSIPLGTVTCVTGVSGSGKSSLIGGILEPALRRDLNRAESEPGEHDAIEGIDLLDKTIAIDQSPIGRTPRSNPATYVKVFDEIRNLFAQLPEAKTRGYNAGRFSFNVDGGRCAACDGNGANKLEMDFLADIWVTCPVCGGRRYNRETLSVTFKGKSIADVLEMDISEALDLFINVPKIAEKLKTLVDVGLEYLKLGQPSPTLSGGEAQRIKLSRELSKRETGHTLYVLDEPTTGLHFADIELLLKVIHGLADRGNTIVIVEHNMDVIKTADWVIDLGPDGGSGGGTVVAEGRPADVAKVAESHTGAALAKAMGIKRRGKKTKSKSTSGGTALAAPSAKARTHVVVRHAEEHNLKSVSVDVPRDAMTVFCGPSGSGKTSLAMDTIYAEGQRRYVESLSSYARQFIGQVEKPHVESIEGLSPAVALEQRNLGHSPRSTVGTVTEIYDYLRILMARLGTMHCPDCQQPVGTQTPDQIVDKVMALPAETKALILAPIEVQAGEASLDTWASLRSTGYHRIRVDGKTIPLEDAPALDPRKRQVVEVVVDRVVIRDDEVSRISDSVEQALSLGVGVMRVAIVHADRDEPNWDVQTHSQHLVCGCCGRSLTPVSPHHFSFNSSIGWCPQCEGLGSQTGTNPAALLRSPGISLRQGVSLLWPDVAKPLSVAMMRALSRTTGIDIDVPFDELKVVQRRQLFHGTGGIWVEVRADDFDEPEDATAIRPAGGSSVLFRYQFKGFYPALAEAARLTPGLRGKLESFTDEIACSACDGSRLRDESAAVRFRDFTIADLVHQPLDRLSETVTAWKLDTREKKVAGELVREIKSRLSFLLDVGLDYLTLHRGAATLSGGEAQRIRLASQLGSGLCGVLYVLDEPTIGLHPRDNDRLIGALHRLRDLGNTLLVVEHDHDVIAGSDYLCDFGPAAGRHGGRVVAQGPPTDIQPADQSVTAGFIDGSRQIPVPPSRRPVIVGDQQAVKFLNVRGARENNLRGIDLELPLGVLTAITGPSGSGKSSLIDDILYPALARRLHRARVRVGKHDTIEGVRYIDKVIRVDQSPLGNSPSSNPATYTGVFDEIRTLFANLPDAQERRLTARSFSFNVSGGRCEGCEGTGQRRIEMHFLPDVWVECEDCQGRRYNDTVLEVKYHGHSINDILNLSCRDALDVFAGQAKIIRIVQTLCDVGLDYVTLGQSAPTLSGGEAQRVKLAAELSRPMVGNTLYLLDEPTTGLHFGDIAKLVHVVQRLVEVGNTVVIIEHNMDVIKCADWIIDLGPGAGVDGGQIVFAGTPEQMADTVDAKTIRKARGGGKAKKTSRRRPGNRSASKTATSVTAPYVARALLPAKESEHQLLSDSAIRDTHLSNGLVDDSTYDVVAEASPGNDSDSDAVTDGDSKLRVDPPAGAEAILEPWRALGRRWHSLKKGFPDHQGPQWPIELAEQTLTMLERIAGAERLRFEAADRVKVTDPKGRIWGLLKTKSPESLQLEIRGPSDSFTADIVSAIDTSDPIRPRGKDKASVTLNLTDPKHVRSRKLRSFLKHHFESRL